A genomic stretch from Streptomyces sp. QL37 includes:
- the dnaN gene encoding DNA polymerase III subunit beta, whose amino-acid sequence MEFRMERGALTDAVSRAARVLPARSPVPVLGGLLLEADAGRLLVSGLDFEASVRVETEAHTVRPGKVLVMGRRLLDICKVLPEGPVECAVEGSRLTVTADGSRFGLSVLPLDDYPALPPLPEVRGAVDAGEFASAVAQVAVASGRDDTLPTLTGIRLGVDGSTMTLAATDRYRFAVRTLPFKATAPEVTADVVVSARRLAEIARSLGRSGQVDVAVDGGSAGFEHAGTRTTVRLLDGRLPRHDKLFALTDPAVVVLDRAPLVEAVKRVSVVADGGSPLQMSFSAGPEGSVLLQAGFEDDVASQRLPTASPGTPEMTVAFNPAYLMDALSSFEDATVRMELMGPGQRAMITGGEGTGAATHQHLLMSVKPPLL is encoded by the coding sequence GTGGAATTCCGCATGGAACGTGGTGCGCTGACCGACGCCGTCTCCCGGGCGGCGCGGGTGCTGCCCGCGCGTTCCCCCGTTCCCGTCCTCGGCGGGCTCCTCCTCGAAGCGGACGCCGGCCGACTCCTCGTGTCCGGGCTGGACTTCGAGGCCTCCGTGCGCGTGGAGACGGAAGCGCACACCGTCCGGCCGGGGAAGGTGCTGGTCATGGGGCGGCGGCTGCTCGACATCTGCAAGGTGCTGCCCGAAGGGCCCGTGGAGTGCGCGGTGGAGGGCTCTCGTCTCACGGTCACGGCGGACGGTTCCCGCTTCGGCCTCTCGGTCCTGCCCCTCGACGACTACCCCGCCCTGCCGCCCCTGCCGGAGGTGCGCGGGGCGGTGGACGCCGGGGAGTTCGCCTCGGCGGTCGCGCAGGTGGCGGTGGCCTCGGGCCGGGACGACACCCTGCCGACGCTCACCGGGATCCGCCTCGGGGTGGACGGGTCCACGATGACGCTGGCGGCGACGGACCGGTACCGCTTCGCGGTGCGCACCCTGCCGTTCAAGGCGACGGCGCCCGAAGTGACGGCCGATGTCGTGGTGTCGGCCCGGCGGCTGGCCGAGATCGCCCGGTCACTCGGCAGGTCGGGGCAGGTCGATGTCGCCGTGGACGGGGGGTCCGCCGGCTTCGAGCACGCCGGGACGCGTACGACGGTGCGTCTGCTGGACGGCAGACTGCCGCGTCACGACAAGCTGTTCGCCCTGACGGACCCCGCGGTCGTGGTGCTGGACCGGGCCCCTCTGGTGGAGGCCGTCAAGCGGGTCTCCGTGGTCGCGGACGGGGGCAGCCCGCTCCAGATGTCCTTCTCCGCCGGACCGGAGGGCTCGGTGCTGCTGCAGGCGGGGTTCGAGGACGACGTGGCCTCGCAGCGGCTGCCGACCGCCTCGCCCGGCACCCCGGAGATGACGGTGGCCTTCAACCCCGCGTATCTGATGGACGCGCTGTCCTCCTTCGAGGACGCAACGGTCCGGATGGAGCTGATGGGGCCGGGACAGCGCGCCATGATCACCGGAGGGGAGGGCACCGGGGCGGCCACGCACCAGCACCTGCTGATGTCGGTGAAGCCGCCGCTGCTCTGA
- a CDS encoding glycoside hydrolase family 19 protein: MAKRVMSLIAALGAVIATFVFLPASTASAAACAPAWSASSVYTGGGAASYNGHNWTAKWWTQNERPGTADVWADQGSCGSGGTEEPNPTGFVVSESQFNQMFPNRNSFYTYSGLTAALSAYPGFANTGSDTVKKQEAAAFLANVSHETGGLVHIVEQNTANYPHYCDTSQSYGCPAGQAAYYGRGPIQLSWNFNYKAAGDALGIDLLGNPWQVEQNAAVAWKTGLWYWNTQSGPGTMTPHNAIVNGAGFGETIRSINGSIECNGGNPAQVQSRIDKYQAFVQILGTTPGSNLSC, translated from the coding sequence GTGGCCAAACGTGTCATGAGCCTGATCGCCGCGCTGGGCGCGGTCATCGCGACGTTCGTCTTCCTCCCCGCCTCCACGGCATCGGCCGCCGCCTGCGCCCCGGCCTGGAGCGCCTCCTCCGTCTACACGGGCGGTGGGGCGGCCTCGTACAACGGGCACAACTGGACCGCGAAGTGGTGGACGCAGAACGAGCGGCCGGGCACGGCCGATGTCTGGGCCGACCAGGGCAGTTGCGGGTCCGGCGGCACTGAGGAGCCGAACCCCACGGGCTTCGTCGTGAGCGAGTCCCAGTTCAACCAGATGTTCCCGAACCGGAACTCCTTCTACACCTACAGCGGCCTCACGGCGGCACTGAGCGCCTACCCCGGCTTCGCCAACACCGGCAGTGACACGGTCAAGAAGCAGGAAGCGGCGGCGTTCCTCGCCAACGTCAGCCACGAGACCGGTGGCCTGGTCCACATCGTGGAGCAGAACACCGCGAACTACCCGCACTACTGCGACACCAGCCAGTCCTACGGCTGCCCGGCCGGCCAGGCCGCCTACTACGGCCGTGGTCCGATCCAGCTCAGCTGGAACTTCAACTACAAGGCCGCCGGTGACGCGCTCGGCATCGACCTGCTCGGCAACCCCTGGCAGGTGGAGCAGAACGCGGCCGTCGCCTGGAAGACGGGTCTCTGGTACTGGAACACCCAGTCCGGCCCCGGCACCATGACCCCGCACAACGCCATCGTCAACGGCGCCGGCTTCGGCGAGACGATCCGGTCGATCAACGGCAGCATCGAGTGCAACGGCGGCAACCCCGCCCAGGTGCAGAGCCGTATCGACAAGTACCAGGCGTTCGTGCAGATCCTCGGCACCACGCCCGGCTCGAACCTGAGCTGCTGA
- a CDS encoding substrate-binding domain-containing protein, whose product MDSLFTPENVVAVLTALLGILTSAGVLWYERRVPRRKRIGYRVQMDTPIGSGVSQGRVNVRVGLFNETPGMADATLVLLRIENDGSQSIGEDDYPQRAVHPGLTVEFSGRTVRGIAVTHAPGADHLMDTFTPDDAVQHSGSLIWLPRVPLNRNEHFKLLVLLTGSNVGGPITVTGSIRDGKVERNKAARPDEKPPIFGRGARLITVALTACVIALAGIIVVRDDSPPPMDCAAGTLTVTGSTAFRPVLEELEEKYEDECEGAEVRLDIHGSNAGVRKLDALGAKAGSAGSPAMIALSDGPRPAALTKLHGKPVAISLFSLVVNDTVPVKDLSLDQVRRIYRGEIRNWSEIVDGGPDLEIRLVSRDANSGTREVFQRRVLNTNELATSSRDCTTKDYADAPVMRCELDGTDQVLSEVAELEGAIGYTELRNGEVPQGAHRLAIDGTTPSVDALGTTGYPYQEIEYAYTYGSPPAESLVAGFLNYLDNYGEEIMRTNGHLPCATPKGMRLCGED is encoded by the coding sequence ATGGATTCGTTGTTCACCCCCGAGAACGTCGTCGCCGTCCTCACCGCCCTGCTCGGCATCCTGACCTCGGCGGGTGTGCTCTGGTACGAGCGCCGTGTCCCGCGCCGCAAGCGCATCGGCTACCGCGTGCAGATGGACACCCCGATAGGCAGCGGAGTCAGCCAGGGCCGGGTCAACGTACGGGTCGGTCTCTTCAACGAGACCCCGGGCATGGCCGACGCCACCCTGGTCCTGCTGCGCATCGAGAACGACGGTTCGCAGTCGATCGGCGAGGACGACTACCCCCAGCGCGCGGTGCACCCCGGCCTCACCGTCGAATTCTCGGGCCGCACCGTACGCGGTATCGCCGTGACCCATGCGCCGGGCGCCGACCACCTGATGGACACCTTCACGCCGGACGACGCCGTCCAGCACAGCGGCTCCCTCATCTGGCTGCCGCGCGTCCCGCTCAACCGCAACGAGCACTTCAAACTCCTGGTCCTGCTGACCGGTTCGAACGTGGGCGGCCCGATCACGGTCACCGGCAGCATCCGGGACGGAAAGGTGGAGCGGAACAAGGCGGCCCGCCCCGACGAGAAACCTCCGATCTTCGGCCGGGGGGCCAGGCTGATCACCGTGGCCCTCACCGCCTGTGTCATCGCCCTGGCCGGCATCATCGTCGTACGGGACGACTCCCCTCCCCCGATGGACTGCGCCGCGGGCACCCTCACGGTCACCGGCTCCACGGCGTTCAGGCCGGTCCTGGAGGAACTGGAGGAGAAGTACGAGGACGAGTGCGAGGGCGCCGAGGTACGCCTCGACATCCACGGCAGCAACGCCGGGGTGCGGAAGCTCGACGCCCTGGGCGCGAAGGCGGGATCGGCGGGCTCACCCGCCATGATCGCCCTGTCCGACGGCCCCAGGCCCGCCGCGCTCACCAAGCTGCACGGGAAGCCGGTCGCGATCTCGCTGTTCTCGCTCGTGGTCAACGACACGGTGCCGGTGAAGGATCTCTCCCTCGACCAGGTCAGACGGATCTACCGCGGCGAGATCCGCAACTGGAGCGAGATCGTCGACGGCGGCCCCGACCTGGAGATCCGCCTCGTCAGCCGGGACGCCAACTCCGGTACGCGCGAGGTCTTCCAGCGACGCGTCCTGAACACCAACGAGCTCGCCACGTCCTCGCGGGACTGCACCACCAAGGACTACGCCGACGCCCCGGTCATGCGCTGCGAACTCGACGGCACGGACCAGGTCCTGTCCGAGGTCGCCGAGCTGGAGGGCGCGATCGGATACACCGAGCTGCGGAACGGTGAAGTGCCCCAGGGCGCACACCGGCTGGCGATCGACGGCACGACCCCGTCCGTCGACGCGCTCGGGACCACCGGCTATCCGTACCAGGAGATCGAATACGCGTACACCTACGGATCACCGCCCGCGGAATCCCTGGTGGCCGGCTTCCTGAACTACCTCGACAACTACGGCGAGGAGATCATGCGCACCAACGGCCACCTGCCCTGCGCGACCCCGAAGGGGATGCGACTCTGCGGGGAGGACTGA
- a CDS encoding adenylosuccinate synthase gives MPALVLLGAQWGDEGKGKATDLLGGSVDYVVRYQGGNNAGHTVVVGDQKYALHLLPSGILSPGCTPVIGNGVVVDPAVLLSELSGLNERGVDTSKLLISGNAHLITPYNVTVDKVTERFLGKRKIGTTGRGIGPTYADKINRVGIRVQDLYDESILEQKVEAALEQKNQLLAKVFNRRAIEADKIVEEMLQYAEQIKPYVADTTLILNNAIDEGKVVLFEGGQGTLLDVDHGTYPFVTSSNPTAGGACTGSGVGPTKISRVIGILKAYTTRVGAGPFPTELLDEDGEALRRIGGERGVTTGRDRRCGWFDAPIARYATRVNGLTDFFLTKLDVLTGWEQIPVCVAYEIDGKRVEELPYSQTDFHHAKPVYEMLPGWSEDITKAKTFSDLPKNAQAYVKALEEMSGAPISAIGVGPGRTETIEINSFL, from the coding sequence GTGCCCGCACTTGTGCTGCTCGGTGCTCAGTGGGGTGACGAGGGCAAGGGGAAGGCCACCGACCTCCTCGGTGGATCCGTTGACTATGTGGTGCGTTACCAGGGCGGCAACAATGCCGGCCACACGGTCGTCGTAGGCGACCAGAAGTACGCACTGCATCTCCTCCCCTCCGGAATCCTTTCGCCGGGGTGTACCCCGGTCATCGGTAACGGTGTCGTCGTCGACCCGGCGGTCCTGCTCTCCGAGCTGAGCGGTCTGAACGAGCGAGGCGTCGACACGTCCAAGCTCCTGATCAGCGGCAACGCTCATTTGATCACTCCGTACAACGTCACCGTCGACAAGGTGACGGAACGCTTCCTCGGTAAGCGCAAGATCGGTACCACCGGGCGCGGCATCGGCCCGACCTACGCCGACAAGATCAACCGGGTGGGCATCCGCGTCCAGGACCTCTACGACGAGTCGATCCTGGAGCAGAAGGTCGAAGCGGCGCTGGAGCAGAAGAACCAGCTCCTCGCCAAGGTCTTCAACCGGCGCGCGATCGAGGCCGACAAGATCGTCGAGGAGATGCTCCAGTACGCGGAGCAGATCAAGCCGTACGTCGCCGACACGACGCTGATCCTGAACAACGCCATCGACGAGGGCAAGGTCGTCCTCTTCGAGGGCGGTCAGGGCACTCTGCTGGACGTCGACCACGGCACGTACCCCTTCGTCACCTCGTCGAACCCGACCGCGGGCGGCGCCTGCACCGGTTCCGGCGTGGGCCCGACGAAGATCAGCCGGGTCATCGGCATCCTCAAGGCCTACACCACCCGCGTCGGTGCCGGCCCCTTCCCGACCGAACTTCTCGACGAGGACGGCGAGGCGCTGCGCCGGATCGGCGGCGAGCGCGGTGTCACCACCGGCCGTGACCGCCGCTGCGGCTGGTTCGACGCCCCGATCGCGCGGTACGCGACCCGGGTCAACGGCCTCACCGACTTCTTCCTCACCAAGCTGGACGTGCTGACCGGCTGGGAGCAGATTCCGGTGTGCGTGGCGTACGAGATCGACGGCAAGCGCGTCGAGGAGCTCCCGTACAGCCAGACCGACTTCCACCACGCGAAGCCGGTCTACGAGATGCTGCCGGGCTGGTCCGAGGACATCACGAAGGCCAAGACCTTCTCCGACCTGCCGAAGAACGCGCAGGCGTACGTGAAGGCGCTGGAGGAGATGTCCGGCGCCCCGATCTCCGCGATCGGTGTCGGCCCCGGCCGTACCGAGACCATCGAGATCAACTCCTTCCTGTAG
- a CDS encoding diacylglycerol kinase, with translation MSAAEPPGDGDHQLLVLIDPLARRYDGESVRIAKDVLSAGAHAKICFADGPDEFARALHRRGSRRPVVVGDDHALLRAVSQLHRERELADSMLSLIPVGAAHTLELSYALGVPRGAVAAARTALDGSARRLDLLVDDSDGVVLGELRIPAAWPSPGPPHTVWDTCRTLVASLVRPAPASPSGSSRSHRLRVEADGVLLNDLDRPVEGVSVTAQGDGGLADVVIRTASGATHTAEAKAVTVSGPDFRYRADIQVAGPVRTRTWTVRAGAWGLVLPTAGA, from the coding sequence GTGTCGGCTGCAGAGCCCCCCGGCGACGGCGACCACCAGCTACTCGTGCTCATCGACCCCCTTGCCCGCCGCTACGACGGCGAGTCCGTGCGCATCGCGAAGGACGTGCTGAGCGCCGGCGCGCACGCCAAGATCTGCTTCGCGGACGGGCCCGACGAGTTCGCCAGGGCCCTGCACCGGCGGGGCTCCAGGCGTCCGGTCGTCGTGGGTGACGACCACGCGCTGCTGCGCGCCGTGTCCCAGCTCCACCGGGAGCGGGAGCTGGCGGACAGCATGCTCTCCCTGATCCCGGTCGGCGCCGCGCACACCCTGGAACTCAGCTACGCGCTCGGCGTGCCCCGGGGCGCCGTAGCGGCGGCGCGCACGGCGCTCGACGGGTCCGCGCGACGGCTGGACCTGCTCGTCGACGACAGCGACGGGGTAGTCCTCGGCGAGCTGCGCATCCCCGCGGCCTGGCCCTCACCGGGCCCGCCCCACACGGTGTGGGACACCTGCCGCACCCTGGTGGCCTCGCTGGTCCGCCCGGCCCCGGCCTCGCCCTCGGGTTCCTCCCGCTCCCACCGGCTGAGGGTCGAGGCGGACGGGGTCCTGCTGAACGACCTGGACCGGCCGGTCGAGGGTGTCTCGGTGACCGCCCAGGGCGACGGAGGCCTGGCCGACGTGGTGATCCGCACGGCCTCCGGGGCAACCCACACGGCGGAGGCCAAGGCGGTCACGGTCTCCGGGCCCGACTTCCGCTACCGGGCCGACATACAGGTCGCGGGCCCCGTGAGGACCCGCACATGGACCGTACGAGCGGGCGCCTGGGGGCTGGTACTTCCCACGGCGGGTGCCTGA
- a CDS encoding MarR family transcriptional regulator, translating to MTSGTGEAGRTSGESGGTADSAGGRDENAVSRFVERFAAEMTEAGMQRMAARVFAALLADDDASMTSADLGRQLQISPAAVSGAINYLTQVRMVGRERDPGSRRDRYRLHDEIWYATFANRDQVLTRWERTLRDGARSLGEDTPAGARLAETAEFFEFMQAELVGVLDRWSESRKTSG from the coding sequence ATGACCAGCGGGACCGGGGAAGCCGGGAGGACGTCCGGGGAATCCGGGGGGACGGCGGACAGCGCGGGCGGGCGTGACGAGAACGCGGTGTCCCGCTTCGTCGAGCGCTTCGCGGCGGAGATGACCGAGGCGGGGATGCAGCGGATGGCCGCGCGGGTCTTCGCGGCGCTCCTCGCCGACGACGACGCCTCCATGACCTCGGCGGACCTCGGGCGGCAGCTGCAGATCAGTCCGGCCGCCGTATCGGGTGCGATCAACTACCTCACCCAGGTCAGGATGGTCGGCCGCGAGCGGGACCCCGGCTCACGCCGCGACCGCTACCGCCTGCACGACGAGATCTGGTACGCCACCTTCGCCAACCGTGACCAGGTGCTGACCCGCTGGGAGCGCACGCTGAGGGACGGCGCGCGCTCCCTCGGCGAGGACACCCCGGCGGGAGCACGCCTCGCGGAGACGGCGGAGTTCTTCGAGTTCATGCAGGCGGAGCTGGTCGGCGTCCTGGACCGGTGGAGCGAGAGTCGCAAGACCTCGGGGTGA